A genomic window from Streptomyces sp. MST-110588 includes:
- a CDS encoding WXG100 family type VII secretion target has product MSAGTAAYEWVSRQGEKLPDIAEVHSNAEHGIDAGLDDAIKWFLDKVGLMEYLERVTGMPSQLTAAAQEWKAQGEALQKVAEGLRAGARSLPDQWQGEASDSFGRGMGRIVDAIDGTGEEMGQTAQILSQAAAECKLAEDTIVAIIREAIEWAVMTLAAMVITDILTLGLATVVDGLVAEAEVAVFIARVERVSAKLAKTLEELMKAVREMKQGEKSFKRINEARKVAAQLRKRGGIMDADRYRTKDWWAHHIVTGQIKGHGSVPILNGLTGLTGEIPEPAKEALGSDTAKRSWERDGKPAADKPYRVPKGSIEDTFG; this is encoded by the coding sequence GTGAGTGCGGGAACGGCGGCGTATGAGTGGGTGAGCCGGCAGGGCGAGAAGCTGCCGGACATCGCTGAGGTCCACAGCAATGCCGAGCACGGGATCGACGCCGGGCTGGACGACGCCATCAAGTGGTTCCTGGACAAGGTCGGGCTGATGGAATACCTCGAAAGAGTGACCGGCATGCCCAGCCAGCTCACCGCCGCGGCGCAGGAGTGGAAGGCGCAGGGCGAGGCGCTCCAGAAGGTCGCGGAGGGACTGCGCGCGGGGGCCCGTTCGCTGCCGGACCAGTGGCAGGGTGAGGCCTCGGATTCATTCGGTCGGGGGATGGGACGGATCGTCGACGCGATTGACGGAACCGGCGAGGAGATGGGCCAGACGGCGCAGATCCTCAGTCAGGCGGCGGCGGAGTGCAAGCTGGCCGAGGACACCATCGTCGCCATCATCCGTGAGGCGATCGAGTGGGCCGTGATGACGCTCGCCGCGATGGTGATCACCGACATCCTCACCCTGGGCCTGGCCACCGTCGTGGACGGCCTGGTGGCGGAGGCGGAGGTCGCGGTCTTCATCGCCCGCGTCGAGCGGGTGTCGGCCAAGCTCGCCAAGACGCTTGAGGAGCTGATGAAGGCCGTCCGTGAGATGAAGCAGGGCGAGAAGTCCTTCAAGCGGATCAACGAGGCACGTAAGGTCGCGGCGCAGCTCCGTAAGCGGGGCGGCATCATGGACGCGGACCGGTACCGGACCAAGGACTGGTGGGCCCACCACATCGTCACCGGTCAGATCAAGGGCCATGGTTCCGTGCCCATATTGAACGGCCTCACCGGCCTGACGGGTGAGATTCCGGAGCCGGCGAAGGAAGCCCTGGGCAGTGATACCGCGAAGCGGTCCTGGGAGCGCGACGGCAAACCGGCGGCGGACAAGCCGTACCGCGTGCCCAAGGGCAGCATCGAGGACACCTTCGGATGA
- a CDS encoding S8 family serine peptidase: MVGVGGVANSGVIWSGSNYGPSVLLSAPAVGIVTTGTTSPYRKGTGTSEATAYVSGAAALLREKYPDLTVGQLVNRLAKSAGLPASAKGLSLPDQKYGYGFIQPLAALKRDIPAGPKNGPLKMPKAQASSAGGESAGSGGDNSKSPGKNGQQAAEEKSGGLSTGVIIGIAAAVLVVVAVVVILVVRGKKRRNGPPAGGPGGPGGYGGGYGGGYGGPSGYAPQQPNPYQQQAGSPGAYPPAPPTQPPGQ, encoded by the coding sequence GTGGTGGGCGTCGGTGGAGTCGCGAATTCCGGTGTCATCTGGTCTGGCTCCAACTACGGCCCCTCCGTCTTGCTGTCCGCGCCGGCGGTCGGAATCGTCACTACCGGAACTACGTCACCCTACCGAAAAGGTACGGGTACCTCTGAAGCCACCGCATATGTATCTGGGGCTGCGGCTCTCCTGCGTGAGAAGTACCCGGACCTGACTGTCGGTCAGTTGGTCAATCGACTCGCCAAATCCGCCGGCCTCCCGGCGTCCGCCAAAGGGCTGTCGCTTCCCGACCAGAAGTACGGCTATGGGTTCATCCAGCCGCTGGCAGCGTTGAAGCGGGATATTCCGGCCGGGCCGAAGAACGGGCCGCTCAAGATGCCGAAGGCTCAGGCTTCGTCTGCGGGCGGGGAGTCGGCCGGTTCGGGTGGGGACAACTCCAAGTCGCCGGGTAAGAACGGGCAGCAGGCCGCGGAGGAGAAGAGCGGTGGGCTGAGCACCGGCGTCATCATCGGGATCGCTGCTGCCGTGTTGGTAGTGGTGGCGGTCGTCGTCATCCTTGTCGTGCGGGGGAAGAAGCGGCGTAACGGACCGCCGGCCGGTGGCCCGGGCGGCCCCGGTGGTTACGGGGGTGGTTACGGTGGCGGCTATGGCGGGCCTTCCGGGTACGCGCCGCAGCAGCCCAACCCGTATCAGCAGCAGGCGGGTTCGCCGGGCGCCTACCCGCCGGCGCCGCCGACGCAGCCTCCGGGGCAGTGA
- the mycP gene encoding type VII secretion-associated serine protease mycosin — MGSRALSHRAGPRLRTATALAAATCAVGLSCAAPAAADTNVPLNNGQCTFGTDDIKETPWSLQRLLTRQMWAYGAGSGVKVAVIDTGVDAGNEQIRPALGSEGKSYVKSADKKTAAKATDDQVGHGTKVAGIIAARPKAGSGFIGIAPKATILPFQQTDKEKGGTADTLATAIKDAVGAGADIINISQGTNANPVLLKTLQSAVDYAEEKNVLIVASAGNGGASGEEQNMYPAAFKNSNVMAVAASDRNNERAPFSQAGDFVDIAAPGVDMVSTVPNGGNCVDQGTSFAAPYAAGAAALLIGKHKAEHDKWKPREVIWHLEKTAERVRKDRDHNIGWGVVDPVAALNDNTKPTAAPTPDSDASSAANTGANIQPAVLTLGESPEERRARIAIYIIGGGALAVATVVGTAIALRDWRRKTGFSTHGEA, encoded by the coding sequence GTGGGATCTCGCGCCCTGAGCCATCGAGCCGGGCCCCGCCTGCGTACGGCGACCGCCCTGGCAGCGGCGACGTGCGCCGTCGGCCTGTCCTGCGCCGCGCCGGCCGCCGCGGACACGAACGTGCCCCTGAACAACGGCCAGTGCACCTTCGGCACCGACGACATCAAAGAGACCCCCTGGTCGCTGCAGCGCCTCCTGACCCGGCAGATGTGGGCGTACGGCGCGGGAAGCGGCGTCAAGGTCGCCGTCATCGACACCGGCGTCGACGCGGGCAACGAACAGATCCGCCCGGCCCTCGGCTCCGAGGGCAAGAGCTACGTCAAGAGCGCGGACAAGAAGACGGCGGCCAAGGCGACCGACGACCAGGTCGGCCACGGCACCAAGGTCGCCGGCATCATCGCCGCCCGCCCCAAGGCCGGCTCCGGCTTCATCGGCATCGCGCCCAAGGCGACCATCCTGCCCTTCCAGCAGACGGACAAGGAGAAGGGCGGCACCGCCGACACCCTCGCCACGGCCATCAAGGACGCGGTGGGCGCCGGGGCCGACATCATCAACATCTCCCAGGGCACCAACGCCAACCCGGTGCTCCTGAAGACCCTCCAGAGCGCGGTCGACTACGCCGAGGAGAAGAACGTCCTGATCGTCGCCTCCGCGGGCAACGGCGGCGCGAGCGGCGAAGAGCAGAACATGTACCCCGCCGCCTTCAAGAACTCCAACGTCATGGCGGTCGCCGCCTCCGACCGCAACAACGAACGCGCCCCCTTCTCCCAGGCCGGCGACTTCGTCGACATCGCCGCCCCCGGCGTCGACATGGTCTCCACGGTCCCCAACGGCGGCAACTGCGTCGACCAGGGCACCAGCTTCGCCGCCCCCTACGCCGCGGGAGCCGCGGCCCTCCTCATCGGCAAGCACAAGGCCGAGCACGACAAGTGGAAGCCCCGCGAAGTCATCTGGCATCTGGAGAAGACCGCGGAGCGCGTACGCAAGGACCGCGACCACAACATCGGCTGGGGCGTGGTGGACCCCGTAGCGGCCCTCAACGACAACACCAAGCCCACCGCCGCACCCACGCCGGACTCCGACGCCAGCTCGGCCGCGAACACCGGCGCCAACATCCAGCCGGCCGTCCTCACTTTGGGTGAAAGCCCCGAGGAACGCCGTGCCCGCATCGCCATCTACATCATCGGTGGCGGCGCCCTAGCCGTCGCCACGGTCGTCGGCACCGCCATCGCCCTGCGCGACTGGCGGCGCAAGACCGGTTTCAGCACACACGGGGAGGCCTAG
- a CDS encoding WXG100 family type VII secretion target: protein MSGQILVNFSTISQAASDVRGTANNIRSQLDDLESGVKKIAASWEGAAQEGYQARQREWDQRAASLHSTLEAIAKALDTAAQNYQSTEQKNAGIWAG from the coding sequence ATGTCCGGCCAGATCCTCGTCAATTTCTCGACGATCTCGCAGGCCGCTTCTGACGTTCGCGGAACGGCCAACAACATCCGCTCCCAGCTCGACGACCTGGAGTCCGGCGTCAAGAAGATCGCCGCAAGCTGGGAAGGTGCCGCGCAGGAGGGCTACCAGGCCCGCCAGCGCGAGTGGGACCAGCGCGCCGCGTCGCTCCACTCCACCCTGGAGGCCATCGCCAAGGCGCTGGACACCGCGGCGCAGAACTACCAGAGCACCGAGCAGAAGAACGCCGGTATCTGGGCCGGCTGA